One region of Cyanobium sp. M30B3 genomic DNA includes:
- a CDS encoding response regulator transcription factor — MVDPHATLRTVLAQRLRQDGHLAAAVATAREAIELCRDQSPDLLVSAELLDESSGLRLAAQLHCPVMVLTARSGSEPVVSLLDGGADDVLRKPFGLEELAARCRTLLRRAGSGLQERVCVGPLEVHLLLRQVTLRDQPVELSPREFALLCALLMPPGVVRSRQELLRMAWPPFSGGPRSVDTQVLTLRRKLEQAGLGEGGGIETMRQQGYRFSLDNLPETPDATLPGTPANGVPPLNSLSRN; from the coding sequence GTGGTCGACCCCCACGCCACCCTTCGCACCGTCCTGGCCCAGCGCCTGCGCCAGGACGGTCACCTGGCGGCGGCGGTGGCCACGGCCCGCGAGGCGATCGAGCTCTGCCGTGACCAGTCCCCCGACCTGCTGGTGAGTGCCGAGCTGCTGGATGAGAGCAGCGGCCTGCGCCTGGCCGCCCAGCTGCACTGTCCGGTGATGGTGCTCACGGCCCGCTCTGGCTCCGAGCCGGTGGTGAGCCTGCTGGATGGCGGTGCCGACGACGTGCTGCGCAAGCCCTTCGGCCTTGAGGAACTGGCCGCCCGCTGCCGCACCCTGCTGCGGCGCGCCGGATCGGGCCTGCAGGAGCGGGTGTGCGTGGGGCCACTGGAGGTGCACCTGCTGCTGCGCCAGGTGACGTTGCGCGACCAGCCGGTGGAGCTGAGTCCGCGGGAGTTCGCCCTGCTCTGCGCCCTGCTGATGCCTCCGGGGGTGGTGCGCAGCCGCCAGGAACTGCTGCGCATGGCCTGGCCCCCCTTCAGCGGTGGCCCCCGTTCGGTGGACACCCAGGTGCTCACCCTGCGCCGCAAGCTGGAGCAGGCCGGTCTGGGGGAGGGCGGCGGCATCGAGACGATGCGCCAGCAGGGCTATCGCTTCAGCCTCGACAATCTCCCCGAAACTCCGGACGCCACCCTCCCGGGAACGCCGGCCAACGGGGTTCCCCCGCTCAATTCCCTCTCGCGCAACTGA